Proteins co-encoded in one Armatimonadota bacterium genomic window:
- the trpA gene encoding tryptophan synthase subunit alpha, whose product MSGAPEVVGDGVAGHGREGTTPRAGAGAPAGSRIARTFARLRAGGRRALMPFLMAGDPSLADTARFLVHLAAAGADLLEIGVPFSDPIADGPTNQRAAQRALAAGVRLRDVLAMVADVRPHLAQPLVILSYYNPVLRYGLEAFGRDAAAAGVDGVVVPDLPPDDGAPLREAARAHGLDVIFLAAPTSTDARLAAVAAASSGFVYCVSLAGVTGVRARLADDIDGLVARVRRHTALPVCVGFGVSTPEQAAAVARVADGVIVGSAVVAIVEREGAQAAPALEQFVRALRAGVDAGAAAGAPR is encoded by the coding sequence ATGAGTGGCGCGCCGGAGGTCGTGGGGGATGGTGTCGCGGGGCATGGTCGGGAAGGGACCACACCGCGTGCGGGGGCTGGCGCACCTGCCGGGAGCCGCATCGCGCGGACGTTCGCGCGCCTGCGGGCCGGGGGCCGGCGCGCCCTGATGCCCTTCCTCATGGCGGGCGACCCGTCGCTGGCCGACACGGCACGCTTCCTGGTACACCTGGCGGCGGCTGGCGCCGATCTGCTGGAGATCGGCGTGCCCTTCTCCGATCCCATCGCCGACGGCCCGACCAACCAGCGGGCCGCGCAGCGCGCGCTGGCGGCGGGTGTGCGCCTGCGTGACGTGCTGGCGATGGTCGCCGACGTGCGGCCGCACCTGGCGCAGCCGCTGGTGATCCTGTCCTACTACAACCCGGTGCTGCGCTACGGCCTGGAGGCCTTCGGCCGCGACGCTGCGGCAGCCGGCGTCGACGGCGTGGTAGTGCCAGACCTTCCGCCCGACGACGGCGCGCCCCTGCGGGAGGCGGCGCGGGCGCACGGGCTGGACGTGATCTTCCTGGCGGCGCCCACCAGCACCGACGCGCGCCTGGCCGCCGTGGCCGCGGCGTCGTCGGGGTTCGTGTACTGCGTGTCGCTGGCCGGCGTCACGGGCGTGCGCGCGCGCCTCGCCGACGACATCGACGGGCTGGTGGCCCGGGTGCGCCGGCACACGGCGCTGCCCGTCTGCGTGGGGTTTGGCGTCTCGACGCCCGAGCAGGCGGCGGCGGTCGCGCGCGTGGCCGACGGGGTGATCGTCGGCAGCGCGGTGGTGGCCATCGTCGAGCGCGAGGGCGCGCAGGCCGCCCCGGCGCTGGAGCAGTTCGTCCGCGCGCTGCGGGCCGGCGTGGATGCCGGCGCGGCCGCCGGGGCGCCCCGCTAG
- a CDS encoding NUDIX domain-containing protein, which translates to MVGGVFHPRPHPGGPRAVYLRTLCFVFHGRRLLLIRQRSHGTVWWNALGGKIERGEDPLEAAQREVWEEAGLRPALQFRGVATALVASAGAHWTIFLFSGRVDRDHVAPSPEGALRWAGARDLRTLRVFPDLPLLLPPLRRPGGVVLAKFTYATADPRSFARAAARVTVFDRAVAP; encoded by the coding sequence GTGGTGGGGGGCGTCTTCCACCCCCGGCCCCATCCCGGCGGCCCCAGGGCCGTCTACCTGCGCACGCTGTGCTTCGTCTTCCACGGGCGCCGCCTGCTGCTGATCCGGCAGCGCAGCCACGGCACCGTGTGGTGGAACGCGCTGGGCGGCAAGATCGAGCGGGGCGAGGATCCGCTGGAGGCCGCACAGCGGGAGGTCTGGGAGGAAGCGGGCCTGCGCCCGGCACTGCAGTTCCGCGGCGTGGCGACGGCGCTCGTGGCGTCTGCCGGCGCGCACTGGACGATCTTCCTGTTCTCGGGGCGGGTGGACCGTGACCACGTCGCGCCCTCGCCCGAGGGCGCGTTGCGCTGGGCAGGGGCTCGGGACCTGCGCACGCTGCGGGTGTTTCCCGACCTCCCTTTGCTGCTGCCGCCGCTGCGGAGGCCCGGGGGCGTGGTGCTGGCGAAGTTCACCTACGCGACGGCTGACCCGCGCTCGTTCGCCCGGGCGGCCGCGCGGGTGACGGTCTTCGACCGGGCGGTCGCGCCGTAG
- a CDS encoding DNA glycosylase — translation MAPPYRLDRTLACGQCFRWTVVRGPSDDGVSVHARGVVDGAVVQVTQDATGLAVRWEGALAPAPAAGVQAAGVAYEDTALARIVHHLGADAPLAQIEAALAHDHVLRRLLRATSGIALMRQDPWECLVSYVISAFNNIPKIVLAIERLARRFGDPLPGGTARFPSPERLAEARPATLRTCVLGYRAPYVRDLARLVARGEVDLRALGALPYDDARRMLMALPGVGEKVAECVLLFAYGMGEAFPVDVWVHRAVVRWYFGGRPRTPRAIRAWARDRFGALAGYAQQHLYAASRAARVR, via the coding sequence GTGGCGCCGCCATACCGCCTCGACCGGACCCTGGCGTGCGGCCAGTGCTTCCGGTGGACGGTCGTCCGCGGGCCGTCCGACGACGGCGTGTCCGTCCACGCCCGCGGCGTCGTCGACGGCGCGGTGGTGCAGGTCACGCAGGATGCCACCGGGCTGGCGGTGCGGTGGGAGGGCGCGCTGGCGCCTGCGCCCGCAGCCGGCGTGCAGGCGGCTGGCGTGGCGTACGAGGACACGGCGCTCGCCCGCATCGTGCACCATCTGGGCGCTGACGCGCCCCTGGCACAGATCGAAGCAGCGCTGGCCCACGACCACGTGCTCCGCCGCCTGCTGCGGGCCACGTCGGGGATCGCCCTCATGCGGCAGGACCCGTGGGAGTGTCTGGTGTCGTACGTGATCTCGGCGTTCAACAACATCCCCAAGATCGTGCTGGCCATCGAGCGCCTGGCGAGGCGTTTTGGGGACCCGCTCCCCGGTGGAACCGCCCGGTTCCCCTCCCCCGAGCGGCTGGCCGAGGCGCGGCCGGCGACGCTGCGGACGTGTGTGCTGGGCTACCGGGCGCCCTACGTCCGCGACCTGGCGCGGCTGGTCGCCCGCGGTGAGGTCGACCTGCGCGCACTGGGAGCCCTGCCGTACGACGACGCCCGGCGGATGCTCATGGCGTTGCCCGGCGTGGGGGAGAAGGTGGCCGAGTGTGTGCTGCTGTTCGCCTATGGCATGGGGGAGGCGTTTCCGGTGGACGTCTGGGTGCACCGCGCGGTCGTGCGCTGGTACTTCGGCGGTCGGCCGCGCACGCCGCGGGCGATCCGGGCGTGGGCGCGCGACCGGTTCGGAGCGCTGGCGGGATATGCGCAACAGCATCTCTACGCGGCGTCTCGTGCGGCGCGCGTGCGGTGA
- a CDS encoding DUF5666 domain-containing protein has product MWRSIVRTAISVAVLLALGVVNGGAGPAGAAPAPVDRADGVIAAIEGTTVVITTRTGTTVRVLTTADTRFLLRQPARLEQIRPNDFVGVTARREPDGSLVALAITIFPPEFKGRVREGQFPMETGNLMTNAYVFQNVRRVEGRVLYLKFPEGTAVIAVPRDAEIFRLTVIRLADLRSGMRVMARGGLQADGSLTAASVTVEGPAR; this is encoded by the coding sequence ATGTGGCGTTCGATCGTGCGGACGGCGATATCGGTAGCCGTGCTGTTGGCGCTGGGCGTGGTCAATGGGGGCGCGGGTCCGGCCGGCGCCGCACCTGCGCCGGTCGACCGCGCAGACGGCGTGATCGCTGCGATCGAAGGGACCACGGTGGTGATCACCACGCGAACCGGCACCACGGTGCGGGTGCTGACGACCGCCGACACCCGCTTCCTCCTGCGCCAGCCCGCGCGGCTCGAGCAGATCCGTCCCAACGACTTCGTGGGCGTCACGGCCCGGCGCGAGCCGGACGGCTCGCTGGTGGCCCTCGCCATCACCATCTTCCCACCGGAGTTCAAGGGGCGCGTGCGCGAAGGTCAGTTTCCCATGGAGACCGGCAACCTCATGACCAACGCCTACGTCTTCCAGAACGTCCGGCGGGTGGAAGGCCGGGTGCTCTATCTGAAGTTTCCCGAAGGGACGGCCGTCATCGCGGTGCCCCGTGATGCCGAGATCTTCCGTCTCACGGTGATCCGGCTGGCGGACCTGCGCTCCGGGATGCGGGTGATGGCGCGCGGCGGGCTGCAGGCCGACGGGAGCCTCACGGCCGCCTCGGTCACGGTGGAGGGCCCCGCACGCTAG
- a CDS encoding ABC transporter ATP-binding protein, with translation MLTVDHLHAYYGDSHILQGITLAVREGQVVGLLGRNGAGKTTTIRSIMGELPPRRGRVVLFGQDVTGAPPERIARLGVGLVPQGRAIFPTLTVRENLLLGARPGPWTEERVYDLFPNLRLRRGHRGAQLSGGEQQMLAIGRALLTNPRLLLLDEPSEGLAPLLVREIGRVIARLRGEGLAILLVEQHLPMALRVADWLYVLNKGQIVYQAPPAQLRADAQVQHTFLGV, from the coding sequence ATGCTGACGGTCGACCACCTGCACGCCTACTACGGCGACAGCCACATCCTCCAGGGCATCACGCTGGCGGTGCGCGAAGGACAGGTGGTGGGGCTGCTGGGCCGCAACGGCGCCGGCAAGACCACCACCATCCGCAGCATCATGGGCGAGTTGCCGCCGCGTCGCGGGCGCGTGGTGCTGTTCGGCCAGGACGTCACCGGTGCACCGCCCGAGCGCATCGCGCGCCTGGGCGTCGGGCTGGTCCCCCAGGGCCGCGCCATCTTCCCCACGCTCACGGTGCGCGAGAACCTGCTGCTGGGCGCGCGTCCGGGCCCCTGGACCGAGGAGCGCGTCTACGATCTCTTCCCCAACCTGCGCCTGCGCCGCGGCCACCGCGGGGCCCAGCTCTCGGGCGGCGAGCAGCAGATGCTGGCCATCGGCCGCGCGCTGCTCACCAACCCGCGGCTGCTACTGCTGGACGAGCCCTCGGAAGGCCTGGCGCCGCTGCTGGTACGCGAGATCGGCCGGGTGATCGCACGCCTCCGCGGCGAGGGGTTGGCCATCTTGCTGGTCGAGCAGCACCTGCCCATGGCCCTGCGCGTCGCCGACTGGCTGTACGTGCTCAACAAGGGCCAGATCGTCTACCAGGCCCCGCCGGCGCAGTTGCGCGCCGACGCGCAGGTCCAGCACACGTTCCTGGGCGTGTAG
- a CDS encoding ABC transporter ATP-binding protein, whose translation MTAVEVRGVQMRFGALAALAGVHLSVAAGERRAVIGPNGAGKTTLFHIISGELRPTAGTVRLLGTDVTDVPPHRRAQMGLGRTFQRNNLFLRLSVWENVRLAVQVRRGLGRQLWRAADADPEVARDAALLLEQVGLADRRRQLAAELSYGEQRQLELALALATRPKVLLLDEPTAGTSPAETARMVDLLAGLPREITLCIIEHDMDVVVALADNITVMHYGQVLADGPAAAVRADPRVQAVYLGADDEEHVC comes from the coding sequence ATGACGGCCGTGGAGGTGCGGGGCGTGCAGATGCGCTTCGGGGCGCTGGCGGCCCTGGCCGGCGTGCACCTGAGCGTGGCTGCGGGGGAGCGGCGGGCCGTCATCGGCCCCAACGGCGCCGGCAAGACCACGCTGTTCCACATCATCAGCGGCGAGCTGCGGCCCACCGCCGGCACCGTGCGGTTGCTGGGGACCGACGTCACCGACGTCCCGCCCCACCGGCGCGCCCAGATGGGTCTGGGGCGCACCTTCCAGCGCAACAACCTGTTCCTGCGCCTGAGCGTGTGGGAGAACGTACGCCTTGCCGTGCAGGTCCGGCGGGGGCTCGGCCGGCAGCTGTGGCGCGCCGCCGACGCCGACCCGGAGGTGGCCCGGGACGCCGCGCTGCTGCTGGAGCAGGTCGGCCTCGCCGACCGGCGCCGGCAGCTGGCAGCCGAGCTCTCCTACGGCGAGCAGCGTCAGCTCGAGCTGGCCCTGGCGCTGGCCACCCGCCCGAAGGTCCTTCTGCTCGACGAGCCCACCGCGGGCACCTCGCCCGCTGAGACCGCACGCATGGTCGACCTGCTGGCCGGGCTCCCGCGGGAGATCACCCTGTGCATCATCGAGCACGACATGGACGTGGTGGTGGCGCTCGCCGACAACATCACGGTGATGCACTACGGCCAGGTGCTGGCCGATGGACCGGCGGCGGCGGTGCGCGCCGACCCGCGCGTGCAGGCCGTCTACCTCGGAGCCGACGACGAGGAGCACGTATGCTGA
- a CDS encoding branched-chain amino acid ABC transporter permease: MTVPARLATLLAVAGLASLPLWAPRFLLTVAAEVLIFGIAATSLNLLLGYTGLISMGHAAYFATGGYVAGLLAKHVTPLFWATTPVGMVAAAALALVVGAFALRTAAVTFLMITLAVGQMLYALAIKWRTVTGGSDGLLGIPKPTGLGVEMDAPRMYLVALVCYLLVLWFLRRLLAAPFGRTLVGIRENEGRLRALGCNVQAYKLAAFVLAGGLAGLGGALFGQFNGFIAPSEIHWHRSGQLMIMIIIGGVHSLIGPLLGAFVVVAIQDLVSSLLTQRWMTVMGLVFIGFVLVARGGLVGLWHALHRAVRRGLPVSLPARPLRRPARDADVPAPDADVPAK, encoded by the coding sequence GTGACCGTCCCCGCGCGCCTCGCCACCCTGCTGGCGGTGGCCGGGCTGGCATCGCTGCCGCTGTGGGCGCCCCGGTTCCTGCTGACCGTCGCCGCCGAGGTCCTGATCTTCGGCATCGCCGCCACGAGCCTCAACCTGCTGCTGGGCTACACCGGCCTGATCTCCATGGGTCATGCCGCCTACTTCGCCACCGGCGGATACGTCGCCGGCCTGCTGGCCAAGCACGTCACCCCTCTGTTCTGGGCGACGACGCCCGTGGGCATGGTGGCGGCAGCGGCGCTCGCCCTGGTGGTCGGGGCGTTTGCGCTGCGCACGGCAGCGGTGACCTTCCTGATGATCACCCTGGCCGTGGGGCAGATGCTGTACGCCCTGGCCATCAAGTGGCGCACCGTGACCGGCGGCTCGGACGGGCTGCTCGGCATTCCCAAACCCACCGGCCTCGGGGTGGAGATGGACGCGCCCCGCATGTACCTGGTCGCCCTCGTCTGCTACCTGCTGGTGCTCTGGTTCCTGCGCCGCCTGCTGGCCGCGCCCTTCGGGCGCACGCTCGTCGGCATCCGGGAGAACGAGGGCCGGTTGCGGGCCCTGGGGTGCAACGTGCAGGCCTACAAGCTGGCGGCGTTCGTGCTGGCCGGCGGGCTGGCCGGGCTGGGCGGCGCGCTGTTCGGCCAGTTTAACGGCTTCATCGCGCCCTCGGAGATCCACTGGCATCGGTCGGGCCAGCTGATGATCATGATCATCATCGGCGGCGTCCACAGCCTGATCGGGCCCCTGCTGGGTGCGTTCGTCGTGGTCGCCATCCAGGACCTGGTCAGCTCGCTGCTCACCCAGCGGTGGATGACGGTGATGGGCCTCGTCTTCATCGGTTTCGTGCTGGTCGCACGCGGCGGCCTGGTCGGGCTGTGGCACGCGCTGCACCGGGCCGTCCGCCGCGGGCTCCCGGTGTCCTTGCCGGCGCGCCCGCTGCGCCGCCCCGCCCGCGACGCCGACGTGCCCGCGCCCGACGCCGACGTGCCCGCGAAGTGA
- a CDS encoding branched-chain amino acid ABC transporter permease produces MDLIFLAQQFLNGASFAMTLFLVAVGLTLIFGLMDVLNLAHGTFYLIGAYIGLSVVKTTGNFWLALVVAPVAVALLGYAVEIALIRPLYARGHLDQVLLTLGLAFVLADQARHVWGAFEEAIPAPPGLVGVLALGPLFYPKYRLFVIAFGLVAAGVLWVLIERTRWGAVIRAGVSNRTMVRSLGIDINRVFAHTFAFGCGLAALAGVVAGPIIGVAPGLDAEILMLALIVVVTGGLGSLSGSFWGAILIGQADTFGKALLPDFSLFFIFGVMALVLLYRPGGLLAKGGP; encoded by the coding sequence ATGGACCTGATCTTCCTCGCCCAGCAGTTCCTCAACGGCGCCTCGTTCGCCATGACCCTCTTCCTGGTGGCCGTGGGCCTGACGCTCATCTTCGGCCTCATGGACGTCCTGAACCTGGCCCACGGCACCTTCTACCTCATCGGGGCCTACATCGGGCTGTCGGTGGTCAAGACCACGGGGAACTTCTGGCTGGCGCTGGTCGTGGCGCCCGTGGCCGTGGCCCTGCTGGGCTACGCCGTCGAGATCGCGCTCATCCGGCCCCTGTACGCCCGCGGTCACCTGGACCAGGTGCTGCTGACCCTGGGTCTGGCGTTCGTGCTGGCCGACCAGGCGCGCCACGTCTGGGGCGCGTTCGAGGAGGCGATCCCGGCGCCGCCCGGGCTGGTGGGCGTGCTGGCGCTGGGGCCGCTCTTCTACCCCAAGTACCGCCTGTTCGTCATCGCCTTCGGCCTGGTCGCCGCCGGGGTGCTCTGGGTGCTCATCGAACGCACGCGCTGGGGCGCCGTCATCCGTGCCGGCGTCAGCAACCGGACGATGGTGCGCAGCCTGGGGATCGACATCAACCGGGTCTTCGCCCACACGTTCGCGTTCGGGTGCGGCCTGGCCGCGCTGGCCGGGGTCGTGGCCGGCCCCATCATCGGTGTGGCGCCCGGCCTCGATGCCGAGATCCTCATGCTGGCGTTGATCGTGGTCGTCACCGGCGGGCTCGGCAGCCTGTCGGGGTCGTTCTGGGGCGCGATCCTGATCGGCCAGGCCGATACCTTCGGCAAAGCCCTGCTGCCCGACTTCTCCCTGTTCTTCATCTTCGGGGTCATGGCGCTGGTGTTGCTGTACCGGCCCGGCGGGCTGCTGGCCAAGGGCGGTCCGTGA
- a CDS encoding ABC transporter substrate-binding protein: MWHRLRGVVSLMAVVALVSAFASAGTSGPAREFKIGLLLPYSGVFARLGESMTQATEMYFESIGWTVAGRRIVLIKEDEGVPSTEVAIRKFRKFVEQDRVDLVTGVVSSGSLAALVDPIREARVITIISNAGFDGATREKRSPWLFRTSFTNWQIAAAQGEWAAKNIGKRAITLQADYQVGRDNVRAFKDTFEPAGGRVVEEIWYPLGTPDFAPYLGRVRLAMQNADLVYCFAAGADAIRLIRQWREFGMTGTNIICNGFMIGDDILPVVGEAAVGMKGALAWISTLGYPENRKFVAEFKQKYNRTPDVYAAQAYETAIMIAEGLKKVNGDTSNQQRFIEALRSVTFRGPRGPFKIDPQTNNIILTIYIYEVVREGDAVVPRVLKVLTNWKDPGVTR, translated from the coding sequence ATGTGGCATCGACTGCGCGGTGTGGTCAGCCTGATGGCGGTCGTCGCGCTGGTGAGCGCGTTCGCGTCGGCGGGAACCTCCGGGCCGGCGCGCGAGTTCAAGATCGGCTTGCTGTTGCCCTACTCGGGCGTCTTCGCCCGGCTGGGCGAATCCATGACGCAGGCCACCGAGATGTACTTCGAGTCCATCGGGTGGACCGTCGCGGGACGGCGGATCGTGCTGATCAAGGAAGACGAGGGCGTCCCCAGCACTGAGGTCGCGATCCGGAAGTTCCGCAAGTTCGTGGAGCAGGACCGGGTCGATCTGGTGACCGGCGTGGTCTCGTCGGGCTCGCTGGCCGCCCTGGTGGACCCCATCCGGGAGGCACGGGTCATCACCATCATCTCCAACGCGGGCTTCGATGGCGCGACCCGCGAGAAGCGCAGCCCGTGGCTGTTTCGCACGTCGTTCACCAACTGGCAGATCGCCGCGGCCCAGGGCGAGTGGGCCGCGAAGAACATCGGCAAGCGCGCCATCACCCTGCAGGCCGACTACCAGGTCGGCCGGGACAACGTCCGCGCCTTCAAAGACACGTTCGAGCCCGCCGGCGGGCGCGTGGTGGAGGAGATCTGGTACCCGCTGGGCACGCCCGACTTCGCGCCCTACCTGGGCCGGGTACGGCTGGCGATGCAGAACGCCGATCTGGTCTACTGCTTCGCCGCCGGCGCCGACGCCATCCGGCTGATCCGCCAGTGGCGCGAGTTCGGCATGACCGGCACCAACATCATCTGCAACGGCTTCATGATCGGCGACGACATCCTGCCGGTGGTGGGCGAGGCCGCCGTGGGCATGAAGGGCGCCCTGGCCTGGATCTCCACGCTGGGCTATCCGGAGAACCGGAAGTTCGTCGCGGAGTTCAAGCAGAAGTACAACCGCACGCCGGACGTCTACGCGGCCCAGGCCTACGAAACCGCCATCATGATCGCCGAGGGCCTGAAGAAGGTCAACGGCGACACGTCCAACCAGCAGCGCTTCATCGAGGCGCTGCGCAGCGTCACGTTCCGGGGGCCCCGCGGGCCGTTCAAGATCGACCCGCAGACCAACAACATCATCCTGACGATCTACATCTACGAGGTGGTCCGGGAGGGCGACGCGGTGGTGCCCCGTGTGCTGAAGGTGTTGACCAACTGGAAGGATCCGGGCGTCACCAGGTAG
- a CDS encoding FAD-dependent monooxygenase, translating to MRIAVIGGGPAGLFFAALVRRADPDCQVTVYERNPPDATYGFGVVFPERSLRYLREADPDLHAAFTAQAVQWEDIAYGHRGASVRFGGHVFSGIARAALLRLLRERAAGLGADLRFQVEAPPLAALADADLIVAADGAGSAARTALADALGASVHTGRSRFIWLGTTKVFDALTFLFAENAHGWWGIHAYPYSDTHSTVIVETDEATWRRAGLDRADEIARAAGAPDLASVRYCEALFAPFLDGAPLLANNSRWATFRTVRCRRWHAGRVVLLGDAAHTAHFSVGSGTRMAMEDAIALAQALGRHATLAGALKAYERERQPAVARLQQAAEPSRWWWEHFRWFAGAPPARFSFHHLSRAPLLSYGALVVRDRRAVGEVARVVAAAGGRPDAPPYAQPLVLEGLRLRTRIVAELTSGPDAPHRAGAVARDGAGLVLADAPADWRQLAEAVHAAGSCLGVRVHVAYSEEDERPHAAHSSATTRRPPYRLGSGDDADHAASAALDRTDPCDIPQRLAALAEAGVDLVVLDGPVEVQTVRAARGAWPAGRPLAVVCRAWRDPRDDDEVARGLDRARALQAAGCGLVVVVPPPRAAARTVSTLWPAGVAQVFTSDLLRHAVGIPTALVGGQRSVGDVTAALLAGRADLCSWPSLAWPGWRPDGA from the coding sequence GTGCGGATCGCGGTGATCGGCGGGGGACCCGCTGGGTTGTTCTTCGCAGCGCTGGTGCGGCGGGCGGACCCGGACTGCCAGGTGACGGTGTACGAGCGCAACCCGCCCGATGCGACCTACGGCTTTGGCGTCGTCTTCCCGGAACGCAGCCTGCGGTACCTGCGCGAGGCCGACCCGGACCTGCACGCCGCGTTCACGGCGCAGGCCGTGCAGTGGGAGGACATCGCGTACGGGCACCGGGGCGCGTCGGTCCGGTTCGGCGGCCACGTCTTCTCGGGGATCGCGCGGGCCGCGCTGCTGCGCCTGCTGCGGGAGCGCGCCGCAGGCCTGGGCGCCGACCTGCGCTTCCAGGTGGAGGCACCGCCCCTTGCGGCGCTGGCCGACGCTGACCTCATCGTCGCAGCCGACGGCGCCGGCAGCGCCGCACGGACCGCCCTGGCCGATGCCCTGGGTGCGTCGGTGCATACGGGACGCTCGCGGTTCATCTGGCTGGGCACCACCAAGGTGTTCGACGCCCTGACGTTTCTGTTCGCCGAGAACGCCCACGGCTGGTGGGGCATCCACGCGTACCCCTACAGCGACACCCACAGCACGGTCATCGTGGAGACCGACGAGGCGACGTGGCGTCGGGCCGGGCTCGACCGCGCCGACGAGATCGCGCGCGCCGCCGGGGCCCCCGATCTGGCCAGCGTGCGCTACTGCGAGGCCCTCTTCGCACCCTTCCTCGACGGCGCGCCGTTGCTGGCCAACAACTCCCGCTGGGCGACCTTCCGCACCGTGCGGTGCCGCCGCTGGCACGCGGGTCGGGTCGTGTTGCTGGGCGACGCGGCCCACACCGCCCACTTCTCCGTGGGCTCGGGCACCCGTATGGCCATGGAAGACGCCATCGCCCTGGCCCAGGCCCTGGGGCGACACGCGACGCTGGCCGGCGCGCTGAAGGCCTACGAGCGCGAGCGGCAGCCCGCCGTGGCGCGCCTCCAGCAGGCCGCCGAGCCCAGCCGGTGGTGGTGGGAGCACTTCCGCTGGTTTGCGGGGGCACCGCCGGCCCGGTTCTCCTTCCACCACCTCAGCCGGGCGCCGCTGCTTTCCTACGGCGCTCTCGTGGTGCGCGATCGAAGGGCGGTCGGGGAAGTGGCACGCGTCGTCGCCGCAGCCGGCGGCCGACCGGACGCACCGCCCTACGCGCAACCGCTGGTCCTGGAGGGGTTGCGACTGCGTACCCGGATCGTGGCCGAGCTCACGTCCGGCCCGGACGCCCCTCACCGTGCAGGAGCGGTCGCCCGTGATGGTGCCGGCCTGGTGCTCGCGGATGCGCCGGCGGACTGGCGCCAGCTGGCCGAGGCGGTCCACGCGGCAGGGAGCTGTCTTGGGGTGCGCGTGCACGTGGCGTACAGCGAGGAGGACGAGAGGCCGCACGCAGCGCACAGCAGCGCCACCACGCGACGCCCGCCTTATCGCCTGGGTTCGGGGGACGATGCGGACCACGCGGCATCTGCGGCCCTCGACCGCACCGACCCCTGCGACATTCCCCAGCGACTGGCCGCGCTGGCCGAGGCCGGTGTGGACCTGGTGGTGCTCGACGGCCCCGTCGAGGTCCAGACGGTGCGGGCTGCCCGCGGGGCCTGGCCTGCGGGCCGCCCGCTGGCCGTGGTGTGCCGGGCGTGGCGCGATCCGCGGGACGACGACGAGGTTGCCCGCGGGCTGGACCGTGCCCGGGCGCTGCAGGCGGCCGGATGCGGGCTGGTCGTCGTGGTCCCGCCCCCGCGCGCCGCTGCCCGCACGGTGTCGACGCTGTGGCCTGCGGGCGTCGCCCAGGTGTTCACCAGCGACCTGCTCCGCCACGCCGTTGGGATCCCCACCGCGCTGGTGGGCGGGCAGCGCAGCGTCGGCGACGTCACCGCGGCCCTCCTGGCAGGGCGCGCCGACCTGTGCAGCTGGCCATCGCTGGCGTGGCCGGGCTGGCGACCGGACGGCGCGTAG